AATCTCTCCTTGGCCATATCTCGTCACTCCTTTCTTTTGGTGTCATAGGCGAGGCCTTTCGCGCCCCCCGCCTGGGTCATTCTATCGCGCCACTCCCTGAACGCCCGTGACAATGGCTTCGCTCACCGTCCGGGGAACCGGTTCGTAATGAGAGAAGTGCATGGTATAGGAGGCGCGCCCCTGGGTCATGGAGCGAAGATCAGTGGCATAGCCGAACATCTCCGCCAGAGGAACCAGTGCCGTGATCACCTGAGTCCCCGGTCGGTGCTCGACGTGTTCGATCCGACCTCTCCGGGCATTGATGTCGCCGGCGATAGCGCCGAGATATTCCTCGGGCGTCACGATCTCCACCTTCATGATCGGTTCGAGCAAGATCGGATCGGCTTTCTTGACGGCGTCCTGGAAGGCGAGCGAGCCGGCGATTTTGAAAGCCAACTCGCTGGAGTCCACCTCATGATAGCTTCCGTCGTAGAGGCGCACGCGCAGATCCACCATCTCATAGCCGGCCAGGATACCGCGCTCCATCGCCTCAAGAATTCCCTCCTCGATGGCGGGGATGTACTCTTTCGGAATCACGCCGCCGAAAATATCATCCACGAACTCGAAGCCGGATCCGGGAGGGAGCGGTTCGACTTCGATTTTGGCGTGACCATACTGGCCGCGCCCGCCGGTTTGACGAATGAATTTCCCTTCGCCCAGGGCCTTCTTGGTGATGGTCTCCCGATAGTTCACCATGGGCCGACTGACATTGGCTTCCACGCCGAATTCCCGCCGGAGCCGGTCCACGATGATTTCCAGATGAAGCTCGCCCATCCCGGAGATGAGCGTTTGCCCCGACTCGGCATCGGTCAGCACGCGGAAGGAAGGATCTTCCTGAGCGAGCCGTCCCAGAGCGATCCCCAGCTTCTCCTGATCCGGTCGCGTCTTGGGCTCGATCGCCACCGAGATGACCGGACGGGGAAACTCGATCGCTTCGAGGATGATCGGATGATTCTCGTCGCAGATGGTATCCCCGGTGATCACCTGTTTGAGTCCGGCGACGGCGACGATCTCTCCAGCATAAGCCTCGGTGATATCCTCGCGCTTATTGGCGTGCATCTTCATGAGCCGACCCACGCGCTCGCGTCGGTCCCGGGTGGCATTGTAGACGCTGGAGCCGGCCCGCAATGTTCCCGAATAGATCCGCACGTAGGTGA
This region of Blastocatellia bacterium genomic DNA includes:
- the fusA gene encoding elongation factor G; translation: MARQIPLERVRNIGIAAHIDAGKTTTTERILYYTGVNYKIGEVHEGTATMDWMVQEQERGITITSAATTCFWRIGGESSGDQYRINIIDTPGHVDFTIEVERSLRVLDGAIAIFDAVNGVEPQSETVWRQADKYNVPRIAFANKMDRVGADFEMVVDQIRRRLGANPIPVQLPIGGGDEDFQGVVDLIRMKAITWIEETLGAEFIVQEIPSALQQAAQHARERMIELLADHDDLIAEKYIEGEPISEEEIRAALRRGTIGLKVVPVLCGAAFKNKGIQPLLDAVVYYLPSPVDIPPVRGIDPRTKQEVQRRASDEEPFCGLVFKIMSDKHIGQLTYVRIYSGTLRAGSSVYNATRDRRERVGRLMKMHANKREDITEAYAGEIVAVAGLKQVITGDTICDENHPIILEAIEFPRPVISVAIEPKTRPDQEKLGIALGRLAQEDPSFRVLTDAESGQTLISGMGELHLEIIVDRLRREFGVEANVSRPMVNYRETITKKALGEGKFIRQTGGRGQYGHAKIEVEPLPPGSGFEFVDDIFGGVIPKEYIPAIEEGILEAMERGILAGYEMVDLRVRLYDGSYHEVDSSELAFKIAGSLAFQDAVKKADPILLEPIMKVEIVTPEEYLGAIAGDINARRGRIEHVEHRPGTQVITALVPLAEMFGYATDLRSMTQGRASYTMHFSHYEPVPRTVSEAIVTGVQGVAR